One genomic segment of Vibrio penaeicida includes these proteins:
- the gntR gene encoding gluconate operon transcriptional repressor GntR, with translation MESPTVKKKRPTLQDVADLVGVTKMTVSRCLRDPSQVSEKLSVKIQKAVEDLGYIPNRAPDILSNAKSKAIGVLVPSLTNQVFAEVIRGIEQVTAPAGYQTMIAHYGYSSDIEEKNIASLLSYNVDAMILSESVHTPRAKKMLEVAAIPVIEIMDSTSEPLHQAVGFDNHAAAKSMTEAMIQSGRKNIAYFAARMDLRTRLKMAGYRAAMTNAGLTPLELQTESASSFTLGAELLQKAIADNPDIDGIFCTNDDLAIGAFYECLRLGIQVPEQMGIAGFHGHDISQVMTPRLATVITPREEIGVTAATELLKRLNGEPITGEVIDLKYSVDMGESL, from the coding sequence ATGGAAAGCCCTACAGTGAAGAAAAAGCGCCCTACACTACAAGATGTTGCGGACCTCGTTGGTGTGACTAAGATGACGGTGAGCCGTTGCCTTCGTGACCCTTCACAGGTATCCGAAAAATTGAGTGTAAAAATTCAGAAAGCCGTTGAAGATTTGGGGTACATTCCTAACCGGGCTCCTGACATCCTGTCTAACGCAAAGAGCAAAGCCATTGGTGTCCTAGTTCCTTCATTAACCAACCAAGTCTTTGCAGAAGTGATTAGAGGCATCGAGCAAGTCACCGCACCAGCTGGCTACCAGACCATGATTGCTCACTATGGCTACAGTTCCGATATCGAAGAGAAGAACATTGCGTCCCTTCTGTCGTACAACGTGGATGCCATGATCTTGTCGGAAAGCGTCCACACTCCAAGGGCAAAGAAGATGCTTGAAGTGGCTGCTATTCCTGTCATCGAAATCATGGACAGCACATCTGAACCACTTCACCAAGCCGTCGGATTCGATAATCACGCCGCTGCAAAATCAATGACCGAAGCCATGATCCAATCTGGCAGAAAAAACATTGCTTACTTTGCGGCACGTATGGATTTGCGTACTCGATTAAAAATGGCTGGCTATCGCGCAGCCATGACCAACGCAGGGCTTACCCCTCTCGAACTGCAAACAGAAAGCGCGTCTTCTTTTACGTTAGGTGCCGAATTGCTCCAGAAGGCCATTGCAGATAACCCAGATATTGATGGCATATTTTGCACTAACGATGACTTAGCCATTGGTGCATTTTATGAATGCCTAAGATTGGGCATACAAGTGCCGGAACAAATGGGCATTGCTGGATTCCACGGGCACGATATAAGCCAAGTAATGACGCCAAGATTAGCCACCGTCATTACCCCACGTGAAGAAATTGGCGTGACCGCCGCAACAGAACTGCTAAAGCGACTTAATGGTGAACCCATTACTGGTGAGGTTATTGACCTGAAATACTCGGTGGATATGGGTGAGAGTTTGTAG
- a CDS encoding TRAP transporter large permease, whose translation MFDLSSIGIGWGSLLMLALMIGLLLTGMQLAFVTGFVALFFTLGWFGVDALPLVTSRMYGFVDGYIFLAVPMFVLMAALLDRSGIARDLFDAMKSVGRKVRGGVAVQTLFVAVLLASMSGVIGGETVLLGILALPQMLRLGYDRKLAIGTTCAGGALGTMLPPSIVLIIYGLTASVSIGDLFKASFLPAFMLATFYILYVLIRCKLNPSLAPLPSEEELAQDQAESPNYFKALFFPLLSVATVLGSIYTGVASVTEASALGVVGIMLSAVIRKEMNVTMLKESAIATMRTCGMIMWIGIGASALVGVYNLMGGIDFVEETILSLSGGSPTATLIIMMVILLVLGMFLDWVGVALLTMPIFVPIIISLGYDPIWFGVVFCLNMQVSFLSPPFGPAAFYLKSVAPKDISLGEIFTSLLPFIALQILALILVIVFPQLALWWQ comes from the coding sequence ATGTTTGATTTGTCTTCAATAGGCATTGGCTGGGGCAGCCTACTCATGCTTGCGTTAATGATCGGCTTGCTGCTCACTGGCATGCAGCTTGCGTTTGTTACCGGCTTTGTTGCGTTGTTTTTCACCCTTGGCTGGTTTGGGGTAGATGCACTGCCTTTAGTTACGAGCAGAATGTACGGCTTCGTCGATGGCTACATCTTCCTTGCCGTCCCGATGTTTGTGTTAATGGCGGCATTACTTGATCGCTCGGGCATTGCTAGAGATCTCTTTGATGCCATGAAATCCGTTGGGCGAAAAGTTCGCGGCGGTGTTGCAGTTCAAACATTATTTGTAGCCGTTCTATTGGCATCTATGTCAGGCGTTATTGGCGGTGAAACTGTCCTTCTTGGTATCCTCGCGTTACCTCAAATGCTGCGCCTAGGCTACGATCGGAAACTCGCTATCGGCACAACCTGTGCGGGTGGTGCACTGGGCACGATGCTGCCCCCTAGTATCGTCCTTATCATTTACGGTTTAACTGCTAGCGTATCAATTGGAGACTTATTTAAAGCGTCTTTTCTGCCCGCATTCATGCTCGCAACGTTTTACATTCTGTATGTGTTAATTAGATGCAAACTCAACCCCAGCCTAGCTCCATTGCCTAGCGAGGAAGAGCTTGCACAAGACCAAGCAGAGTCGCCCAACTATTTTAAGGCGCTCTTCTTTCCATTGTTGTCTGTTGCTACTGTACTGGGCAGTATTTACACGGGTGTCGCTTCAGTTACAGAGGCCTCTGCTCTTGGTGTCGTCGGTATCATGCTGAGCGCTGTCATTCGAAAAGAAATGAACGTGACAATGCTTAAAGAAAGTGCCATAGCAACAATGCGAACCTGTGGCATGATCATGTGGATCGGCATCGGCGCATCTGCTCTCGTTGGGGTTTATAACTTGATGGGTGGTATTGATTTCGTAGAAGAAACCATTTTATCACTCAGTGGCGGTAGCCCAACGGCAACACTCATCATCATGATGGTCATTTTGTTGGTTCTTGGCATGTTTCTCGACTGGGTTGGCGTCGCGCTGCTTACCATGCCAATCTTCGTTCCCATTATTATAAGCCTTGGTTACGACCCAATTTGGTTTGGCGTGGTCTTCTGTCTGAATATGCAAGTGTCGTTTCTTTCTCCACCCTTTGGTCCTGCTGCGTTTTATCTTAAGTCGGTGGCACCAAAAGACATTAGCTTGGGAGAAATATTCACCTCCCTATTGCCCTTTATTGCTCTGCAAATACTCGCGCTGATTCTAGTGATTGTATTTCCTCAATTGGCGTTGTGGTGGCAGTAG
- the gndA gene encoding NADP-dependent phosphogluconate dehydrogenase: protein MGEIKTVSVVGLGVMGKSLALNLLENDYSVIGFDLNTNLVQRAHSEAENLATSAKFFPASAISAIISGSQSPRIVILSVPAGDVVDHAIEDLLEAGLSEYDIVIDTGNSLWTDSISREDKYNGRVRFFTTAVSGGEMGARFGPSLMPSGNVEDWKMVRPILEAISAKYSDSVTKDDATSSPCCAYIGPAGSGHYVKMVHNGIEYADMQLICEAYHLLRDALDLNASEIAKVFERWNQGVLSSYLLEVSAEVLQHQDDKSGKPFVDIVLDKAEQKGTGLWTALNSLQVGCPAPSLTEAVYARTLSAQKALRQSISQSASKILSQPSAHESCSANRETFINNLHDAMYCAKISIYAQGFDLMRVTALEQNWDLNFTEIAQIWRAGCIIRADLLNPIATAFAEGGHGQSKLKHLFLDRSIHKVLQDNQEGWRKSVVSAVSSGVPIPVIASCLNYFDSLQCDALPANLLQAQRDYFGSHGYSRTDESEDKKYHTTWHSHSKEEVRTS, encoded by the coding sequence ATGGGCGAAATCAAAACAGTGTCTGTTGTCGGTTTAGGTGTTATGGGAAAAAGCCTTGCGCTAAACCTGTTAGAGAATGATTACTCGGTCATTGGATTCGATCTTAATACCAACTTAGTTCAGCGCGCCCATAGTGAAGCCGAGAACCTAGCGACCTCTGCAAAGTTTTTTCCAGCGTCGGCAATATCGGCGATCATTTCAGGTTCACAGAGCCCGAGAATCGTTATCTTATCTGTTCCCGCTGGTGATGTGGTTGATCACGCTATCGAAGACTTGTTAGAAGCAGGGCTATCCGAATACGATATTGTTATCGACACTGGAAACAGTTTATGGACGGATTCGATTAGCCGAGAAGACAAATACAATGGGCGAGTTCGATTTTTCACAACGGCTGTTTCTGGTGGTGAAATGGGCGCTCGATTTGGTCCCTCACTAATGCCAAGTGGGAATGTTGAAGACTGGAAAATGGTGCGACCGATACTTGAAGCCATTTCAGCTAAATACAGTGACAGTGTAACTAAAGATGATGCAACGTCTAGCCCTTGCTGCGCATACATTGGTCCTGCTGGTTCTGGGCATTACGTCAAAATGGTACATAACGGCATTGAATACGCCGATATGCAGCTTATCTGTGAAGCATACCATTTGCTGCGTGATGCTTTGGATTTAAACGCGAGCGAAATTGCTAAAGTGTTTGAACGTTGGAATCAAGGTGTTTTAAGCAGCTATCTTTTAGAAGTAAGTGCAGAGGTTTTGCAACACCAAGATGACAAAAGCGGCAAACCTTTTGTTGATATCGTTCTCGATAAAGCGGAGCAAAAGGGAACAGGGCTTTGGACTGCGTTAAACAGCCTTCAAGTTGGCTGCCCTGCACCTTCTTTAACCGAAGCCGTTTATGCTCGCACACTTAGTGCCCAAAAAGCGCTTCGTCAGTCCATCTCGCAGTCCGCCTCTAAAATTCTTAGTCAACCTTCCGCTCATGAAAGCTGTTCTGCAAACCGTGAAACTTTTATCAATAACCTTCACGACGCCATGTACTGCGCAAAAATCAGTATCTACGCACAGGGTTTTGACTTGATGCGTGTGACGGCTTTAGAACAAAACTGGGATCTCAATTTTACCGAGATTGCTCAAATTTGGCGCGCTGGCTGTATTATTCGAGCGGACTTGTTAAACCCTATCGCTACTGCATTTGCTGAGGGAGGTCATGGTCAATCCAAGCTGAAACACCTGTTCTTAGATCGCTCGATACACAAGGTTTTACAAGACAATCAAGAAGGTTGGCGAAAATCCGTGGTGAGTGCTGTTTCATCAGGGGTTCCTATTCCAGTGATCGCATCTTGTTTAAACTATTTCGATTCGCTTCAATGCGATGCGTTGCCAGCAAATTTGCTGCAAGCTCAGCGTGACTACTTTGGTTCTCATGGTTATTCACGTACCGATGAATCCGAGGATAAGAAATATCACACCACGTGGCACAGCCACTCCAAAGAAGAAGTCCGAACCTCCTAA
- a CDS encoding RNA polymerase sigma factor produces MNVESTLSSLYRAESPKILASLIRIFGNHNIDLAEDMMHEAFNTALLKWHEKGLPDNPKAWLIQTARNRAIDVIRSQKNKLKLSEQLSDLLESEWTMSHSVDESFNEPYIRDEQLRMIFLCCTTDIKPQNQIPFILKALCGFNNRSIASALLLPEETVKKRLLRTKQQLKALPDQLPNEEDYQRVIERVHTVLYLLFNEGFHCSDHKSAIRKELCQDAIALMKLVIEHPTLPNKETLSLFALMHFHIARIDTRLDEHDALIPLNLQNRQLWNAQYIDAGCKMLSIAKATQTSSEGRFFLEAAIAEKHCTSQTFEDTCWKDIVGLYKSLVEQTDSDVARLNLAVALGYAGFSEQAIAVVTKLGSSPLLSKTHMLDATMAHLHAMTGDEEKAFAYAKASGEKGGTPHEQKLMHQQLTHLLRG; encoded by the coding sequence ATGAACGTAGAGAGCACCCTATCCTCACTTTATCGCGCTGAGTCGCCCAAGATACTGGCTTCCTTGATCCGTATCTTCGGCAATCACAATATCGATCTTGCAGAAGATATGATGCACGAAGCGTTTAACACGGCACTTCTTAAATGGCACGAAAAAGGGCTGCCAGACAACCCGAAAGCCTGGCTCATTCAAACCGCTCGGAATCGCGCCATTGACGTGATTCGATCTCAAAAGAATAAGCTCAAGCTTTCGGAGCAGCTTTCTGATTTACTTGAAAGTGAATGGACCATGAGCCACTCGGTAGATGAGTCATTTAACGAACCATACATTCGTGATGAACAACTACGAATGATCTTTCTCTGCTGCACCACTGACATTAAGCCACAAAATCAAATTCCATTTATATTAAAAGCGCTCTGTGGCTTTAATAACCGTTCTATAGCCAGCGCTTTGTTGTTGCCAGAAGAAACCGTTAAAAAACGCTTACTTCGAACCAAACAGCAGCTAAAAGCTTTACCGGATCAACTGCCCAATGAAGAAGACTACCAACGGGTTATCGAGCGCGTTCATACTGTTCTTTATTTGTTGTTTAACGAAGGTTTTCATTGCTCCGACCATAAATCAGCGATTCGCAAAGAATTGTGTCAGGATGCTATTGCACTGATGAAGTTGGTGATAGAGCACCCCACGCTTCCCAATAAAGAAACCCTTTCACTGTTTGCGCTGATGCATTTTCACATTGCGCGGATAGATACGCGGCTAGATGAGCACGATGCCCTGATCCCTTTAAACCTACAAAATCGTCAGCTATGGAACGCTCAGTACATAGACGCTGGCTGCAAAATGCTATCTATTGCAAAAGCAACCCAAACCTCTTCAGAGGGGCGCTTTTTTCTGGAAGCAGCGATAGCCGAGAAACATTGCACCAGTCAGACATTTGAGGATACGTGCTGGAAGGATATTGTTGGCCTTTATAAATCCTTGGTCGAACAAACCGATTCAGATGTGGCGAGGCTAAATTTAGCGGTTGCCCTTGGATACGCAGGTTTTTCAGAGCAAGCCATTGCTGTAGTGACAAAACTTGGGAGCTCACCCCTGCTATCCAAAACACATATGTTAGACGCCACCATGGCGCACTTACATGCAATGACAGGTGATGAAGAAAAAGCCTTCGCGTACGCAAAAGCATCGGGTGAAAAAGGCGGAACACCTCATGAGCAAAAATTGATGCACCAACAACTCACTCACCTTTTACGCGGTTAA
- a CDS encoding CDP-alcohol phosphatidyltransferase family protein, producing MSSNQEVEGRRPLKVRQAGFSKRIAAWLAGRSITPNQISIASVVFSALSAICLSAYPFAYEYAAAGSVFIPNTLLVLTALFIQCRLLCNLFDGMVAVEGGKSTPSGELFNDIPDRVADSFIFIALGFHLSAFFPNAMHLGWAAALLAVFTAYVRTLATSIGSKSDFRGPMAKQHRMALVTLASIATIWEHLWFPQGSILLATLIVIVLGCVITIVRRARAAYVFLESSTES from the coding sequence GTGTCGTCAAACCAAGAAGTTGAAGGTCGTCGCCCATTGAAGGTACGCCAAGCCGGATTCAGTAAAAGAATTGCTGCTTGGTTAGCTGGGAGATCCATTACTCCGAACCAAATCTCCATAGCCAGTGTCGTGTTTTCCGCATTATCCGCCATCTGCTTAAGTGCCTACCCATTCGCTTACGAATATGCAGCAGCGGGTAGTGTATTCATCCCAAACACTTTGCTTGTTCTAACCGCTCTGTTTATTCAGTGCCGACTGCTTTGTAATTTGTTTGATGGCATGGTTGCGGTAGAAGGTGGAAAAAGTACGCCTTCTGGTGAACTGTTCAATGACATTCCAGATCGCGTCGCGGATTCCTTTATCTTTATCGCGCTTGGATTCCACCTAAGTGCCTTTTTTCCTAATGCTATGCATTTAGGCTGGGCAGCGGCGTTACTGGCTGTCTTTACTGCTTACGTTCGAACACTCGCCACCAGTATTGGCAGCAAAAGTGATTTTCGCGGTCCAATGGCAAAACAGCACCGCATGGCGTTAGTAACTCTGGCCTCAATCGCGACGATCTGGGAGCACCTTTGGTTCCCACAAGGGAGCATTCTACTCGCCACACTCATTGTGATTGTTTTAGGCTGCGTGATTACCATTGTTAGACGAGCACGCGCGGCTTATGTTTTCTTAGAATCAAGTACAGAGAGCTAA
- a CDS encoding UDP-2,3-diacylglucosamine diphosphatase, whose protein sequence is MKQKLDVRSMFISDLHLGFKDCKADYLLDLLRNCQADTLYLVRDIIDLQSLRKRMFWPSSHHRVIHRLIKLQQSGTRVVYIPGNHDAAMRRYLKQFFAGVEILPYAEYVTLTGKRYLVCHGDQFDSEVCLGKWQATLGDVLYDLLLFINRWYNTFRTMGGMEYFSLSNYIKKKIPKANQAIARYQQAGLNYAEKNGYNGIICGHIHYPEIAYRGDMTYINDGDWIENCTVFVEHHDASMELIYWTKQQASVSKIPKAA, encoded by the coding sequence ATGAAGCAAAAACTTGATGTAAGAAGTATGTTTATCTCAGACTTACATTTAGGGTTTAAAGATTGCAAAGCGGATTACCTCCTCGACCTCCTTCGAAATTGCCAAGCCGATACCCTCTACCTTGTACGTGATATCATTGACCTACAATCCCTTCGAAAACGCATGTTTTGGCCTTCCAGCCACCATAGAGTGATCCATAGGCTCATTAAGCTTCAACAAAGTGGGACTCGTGTTGTCTATATTCCAGGCAATCATGATGCCGCGATGAGGCGCTACTTAAAGCAGTTTTTCGCAGGTGTCGAAATATTGCCTTACGCTGAATACGTGACATTAACTGGAAAACGTTACTTGGTTTGTCATGGCGATCAATTTGATTCAGAGGTGTGCCTTGGTAAATGGCAAGCGACTTTAGGCGACGTGCTTTATGATCTGTTGCTGTTTATCAATCGCTGGTACAACACATTTCGAACCATGGGTGGCATGGAGTATTTCTCGCTTTCTAATTACATCAAAAAGAAGATACCTAAAGCCAACCAAGCCATTGCACGTTATCAGCAAGCGGGTTTGAACTACGCAGAAAAGAATGGGTACAACGGCATTATATGTGGCCATATCCACTACCCTGAAATCGCCTACCGTGGCGACATGACATACATTAACGACGGCGATTGGATTGAGAACTGCACGGTATTTGTAGAACATCACGATGCCAGCATGGAGCTGATCTACTGGACGAAGCAACAAGCCAGTGTTTCCAAAATACCAAAAGCAGCGTAG
- a CDS encoding phosphatidate cytidylyltransferase — MFGVPQYSFYVMVLVLALLCLGSAVCWFKKLKHPEKDYTELSQRITSWWWIIGLVFFVLILSKNAAIAFFGFVSFLALKEFLSIIPTRLTDRRVILWAYIAIPLQYLWVGYEWYGMFLIFIPVYVFLFLPMRMVLLGETKGFIHSAGVLHWAMMLTVLCISHIAYLLVLPVKNVDAGHIGPILFLLFMTQLNDVSQYVWGKSFGKRKIVPKVSPNKTWEGFVGGVATISLMSAAIAPFLTPFSHAQGLLAGALIAFSGFVGDLVISSVKRDLQIKDSGTLIPGHGGILDRLDSLTFTSPLFFHLLYYLHY, encoded by the coding sequence ATGTTCGGAGTTCCGCAATATTCGTTTTATGTCATGGTTCTGGTTTTGGCATTATTGTGCTTGGGCAGTGCCGTATGCTGGTTCAAAAAGCTCAAACACCCAGAAAAAGATTACACCGAACTGAGCCAAAGAATCACTTCTTGGTGGTGGATCATAGGCTTGGTCTTTTTCGTTTTAATACTCAGTAAAAACGCCGCCATCGCCTTTTTTGGGTTTGTGAGCTTTCTCGCCTTGAAAGAGTTCCTTTCCATCATCCCTACCCGTCTAACCGACAGACGCGTCATTTTGTGGGCGTACATTGCGATTCCACTGCAATACTTATGGGTCGGGTACGAATGGTATGGGATGTTCCTCATCTTTATTCCCGTCTACGTCTTTTTGTTCTTACCGATGCGCATGGTGTTACTGGGCGAAACCAAAGGGTTTATCCATTCTGCTGGCGTGCTCCACTGGGCAATGATGTTAACGGTTCTGTGTATCAGCCACATCGCTTACTTGTTGGTGCTGCCGGTTAAGAATGTCGACGCTGGTCATATTGGTCCGATTCTGTTTTTGCTGTTTATGACGCAGTTAAATGACGTATCGCAATACGTTTGGGGGAAGTCGTTTGGCAAACGGAAAATTGTGCCAAAAGTCAGCCCAAATAAAACATGGGAAGGGTTCGTTGGTGGGGTTGCAACCATATCATTAATGAGTGCCGCTATCGCCCCTTTCCTTACCCCGTTCTCCCATGCACAAGGCTTATTAGCTGGTGCATTGATTGCGTTTTCGGGTTTTGTTGGCGATCTGGTTATCTCCTCGGTAAAACGCGACCTACAGATCAAAGACAGTGGCACCCTTATTCCAGGACACGGCGGTATTCTTGATAGGCTAGATAGCCTTACTTTTACCTCGCCGCTCTTTTTCCATTTACTGTATTACTTGCACTATTAA
- a CDS encoding gluconokinase has translation MNNKKILVMGVSGCGKSLIGSKLALALKYPFFDGDDYHSAQNIEKMQQGVPLSDQDRLGWLHRLNSLFIDNDRIVIACSALKPEYRDILRENAQDITIVYLKGDFDTIWSRHRSRPNHYFNGKQMLESQFNILVEPLPSEAITVDVTANVEDVLASALCNIRAMENQA, from the coding sequence ATGAATAATAAGAAAATTTTGGTAATGGGTGTTTCTGGTTGTGGTAAGAGCCTTATTGGAAGCAAGCTCGCCCTAGCGCTCAAGTATCCGTTTTTCGATGGCGACGATTACCATTCCGCCCAAAATATCGAAAAAATGCAACAAGGGGTTCCGCTGTCTGATCAAGACAGGTTGGGGTGGCTGCATAGGCTGAATTCGCTGTTTATAGATAACGACCGAATCGTGATCGCATGTTCTGCACTCAAGCCGGAGTACCGCGACATATTGAGAGAAAATGCTCAAGACATCACCATTGTCTACCTAAAAGGCGATTTCGACACTATATGGTCTCGGCACCGTTCTCGCCCTAATCACTACTTTAACGGTAAACAAATGCTAGAAAGCCAGTTCAACATACTGGTTGAACCTTTGCCATCCGAAGCCATTACGGTCGATGTTACCGCCAACGTTGAAGACGTTCTTGCCTCTGCTCTGTGCAATATCCGAGCTATGGAGAATCAAGCGTGA
- a CDS encoding TRAP transporter small permease subunit — translation MKHSSTDTQSDDAPKNALDRFIVKLGNLLSLLFIFTVAISFYEVLMRYVFNAPTTWVHETASFIGGSLFVIGGLYAFALDKHVRVVLIYDHVSPKTRKYLNLVHHIVGLTFAAMMAYAAYIMAAEAWFTPWGEFRLETSGSSLNPPYPALLKGTIFVALSVLTLQFLLHLIAEIRNLRKKTDV, via the coding sequence ATGAAACATTCTTCTACCGACACTCAAAGTGACGACGCCCCTAAAAATGCGCTTGATCGATTTATTGTGAAACTCGGTAATTTACTTAGCCTTTTGTTCATCTTTACCGTCGCGATTTCATTTTATGAAGTGTTGATGCGTTATGTATTTAACGCCCCGACAACATGGGTACACGAGACGGCTTCTTTTATTGGTGGTTCACTATTTGTGATAGGTGGTTTGTACGCGTTCGCACTGGATAAACATGTTCGGGTTGTTCTTATTTATGATCATGTTTCGCCTAAAACCCGAAAGTATTTAAACCTAGTCCACCATATTGTTGGATTAACGTTTGCAGCGATGATGGCTTACGCAGCCTACATAATGGCAGCAGAAGCTTGGTTTACGCCATGGGGTGAATTTCGTTTGGAAACTTCAGGTTCGTCTTTGAATCCCCCTTACCCTGCCTTGCTGAAAGGAACAATTTTTGTTGCGCTGAGCGTACTGACTTTGCAATTTTTACTTCACTTGATTGCCGAAATTCGTAACCTAAGGAAGAAAACGGATGTTTGA
- a CDS encoding RluA family pseudouridine synthase has protein sequence MSKAPLCFTSFESSTEAYSLPERFTFPFYYQPHPLCVLASEQLQRHLQTQSEWQHNFGLEGDEAPGKGKMFGVLLVETEQSEIGFLSAFSGKIADQNLLPGFVPPVFDMLSEDSFYQDELEEVTQINSQVTELKSNPEITSLNATISVLQRQRDEEIEAHRQLMIAGRASRKIQRKEAELAASENSLDQSAFSLLIEELGKQSVAEKNKQKYLKLEWQQRIDQVQAKLDGFTLQLESLMEKRKVLSAKLQNKLFDQYRFLNQSGDMKSLLDIFSATSNPIPPAGSGECAAPKLLHYAFSHGLKPLAMAEFWWGVSPKSEVRQHKKYYPACQNKCHPILGHMLEGMELDDNPLLENPAEGKEIDILYQDEAIVVVHKPAEFLSVPGRFIQDSVYHRLQQQFPDVEGPFVIHRLDMSTSGILVFALTRRANKSLQKQFITRHVQKRYVAMIEGELTSPTGDVHLPLRGDPDDRPRQLLCYEHGKPAETKWEVVSVTSGTTKVRLYPKTGRTHQLRVHCAHHLGLAMPIVGDDLYGTKANRLHLHAEWLSFDHPYTKEPMTFQIDADF, from the coding sequence ATGTCGAAGGCGCCGCTTTGTTTCACTTCTTTTGAATCATCTACCGAGGCTTACTCGCTTCCAGAGCGTTTTACGTTTCCGTTTTACTACCAGCCCCACCCTCTTTGTGTGCTGGCCTCGGAACAGCTACAACGACACTTGCAAACTCAAAGCGAATGGCAACATAACTTTGGTTTAGAAGGAGATGAAGCCCCCGGAAAAGGGAAAATGTTTGGTGTGCTTCTGGTGGAAACAGAGCAATCGGAGATTGGCTTTCTATCTGCCTTTTCTGGCAAAATTGCGGATCAAAATCTATTACCGGGGTTTGTACCTCCGGTATTCGATATGCTCTCTGAAGACAGCTTCTACCAAGATGAATTGGAAGAAGTCACGCAGATCAATAGCCAAGTAACAGAACTAAAGTCGAACCCTGAGATTACTTCACTTAACGCGACCATTAGCGTATTACAACGCCAGCGAGATGAGGAGATAGAGGCGCATCGCCAACTCATGATTGCAGGTAGAGCGAGTAGAAAAATACAGCGAAAAGAAGCAGAGTTAGCCGCTTCAGAAAACTCGTTAGATCAAAGTGCATTTTCCTTATTGATTGAAGAATTAGGCAAACAAAGCGTTGCAGAGAAGAACAAACAAAAATACTTAAAGCTGGAATGGCAACAACGCATCGACCAAGTTCAAGCGAAACTCGATGGCTTCACCCTTCAGCTTGAATCTCTGATGGAAAAGCGCAAAGTGTTGTCTGCCAAGTTGCAAAACAAACTGTTCGACCAGTACCGATTTTTGAACCAGTCCGGAGACATGAAATCGCTGCTGGATATCTTTTCCGCAACCAGTAACCCAATCCCACCAGCTGGTTCCGGTGAATGTGCCGCCCCTAAACTCTTACATTACGCGTTTTCCCATGGCTTAAAGCCGCTCGCTATGGCGGAATTTTGGTGGGGCGTATCGCCTAAATCTGAAGTGCGTCAGCACAAAAAATATTACCCTGCGTGCCAAAACAAATGCCATCCCATTCTGGGGCATATGCTGGAAGGCATGGAATTAGACGATAATCCATTACTTGAAAACCCAGCAGAAGGTAAAGAGATCGATATTCTCTATCAAGACGAAGCCATTGTCGTAGTGCACAAACCTGCTGAATTTCTTTCGGTGCCTGGACGCTTTATTCAGGACTCGGTTTACCATAGGTTGCAACAGCAATTCCCCGATGTTGAAGGTCCTTTTGTTATTCATAGGCTTGATATGTCGACCTCGGGAATCTTGGTGTTTGCCCTTACCAGACGAGCCAATAAGAGCCTTCAAAAGCAGTTTATTACGCGCCACGTGCAAAAGCGTTATGTGGCCATGATTGAAGGCGAGCTTACTTCTCCGACTGGCGATGTTCACCTGCCGCTTAGAGGTGATCCGGATGACAGACCAAGACAACTTTTGTGCTACGAACACGGAAAACCAGCAGAAACGAAATGGGAAGTAGTTTCGGTAACATCAGGCACAACCAAAGTGCGGCTTTATCCTAAAACAGGCAGAACCCATCAACTGAGAGTGCATTGTGCCCACCACCTTGGCTTGGCTATGCCGATTGTTGGCGACGATTTGTATGGCACAAAAGCCAACCGATTACACCTGCATGCAGAGTGGCTATCGTTTGATCACCCGTACACGAAAGAGCCGATGACATTTCAAATCGACGCCGACTTTTGA
- a CDS encoding YciI family protein, producing MSNYMLIYVGGDPEWAQNTTPAEMETAMQAWTDWMENLGAKGQLVEGGDPLNYGGKRVDSAGVVTDIAASEFKELVSGYSIVKAESFDEAVEITKTCPIFNHPGCSVEVREIMEMGG from the coding sequence ATGAGCAATTACATGTTGATTTACGTAGGTGGCGATCCAGAGTGGGCACAAAATACGACACCAGCAGAAATGGAAACCGCTATGCAGGCATGGACTGATTGGATGGAAAACCTCGGTGCAAAAGGTCAGTTAGTCGAAGGGGGAGACCCGCTTAACTATGGCGGAAAACGCGTTGATTCTGCAGGCGTTGTCACCGACATCGCAGCGAGTGAGTTTAAAGAACTGGTTTCTGGATACTCTATTGTGAAAGCGGAAAGCTTTGATGAAGCGGTTGAAATCACTAAGACGTGTCCGATTTTCAATCACCCTGGTTGCTCGGTCGAAGTACGAGAAATCATGGAAATGGGTGGATAA